A window of Pedobacter lusitanus contains these coding sequences:
- a CDS encoding short chain dehydrogenase, translating to MKIIIVGATGTIGKHVAGALEKDHEIIRVGLKSGDIQTDITSPDAIENLFRQTGPFDALICTAGDAYFGPWKTMTDKEFRLGIDSKLMGQINLVLIGQKYIRPKGSFTLTSGVLTNDPVLGGANPAAANGAIEAFVRSAAIELENGVRINAVSPTVVEESPKYFSFFPGHIPVTMKQVIYGYLKSVTGAGTGQVIEVL from the coding sequence ATGAAAATAATCATTGTAGGCGCAACAGGAACCATAGGGAAACATGTTGCAGGTGCTTTAGAAAAAGATCATGAGATCATAAGAGTCGGTTTAAAAAGCGGGGATATTCAAACAGATATTACTTCGCCGGATGCCATAGAAAATCTATTCAGGCAAACAGGTCCATTTGATGCATTAATATGCACAGCAGGAGATGCATACTTTGGTCCCTGGAAAACGATGACTGATAAAGAGTTCAGATTAGGCATTGATAGTAAATTAATGGGACAAATCAATCTCGTACTTATCGGACAAAAATATATCAGACCTAAAGGTTCATTTACATTAACCTCTGGTGTGCTGACAAATGATCCGGTTCTGGGTGGTGCTAATCCAGCTGCTGCCAATGGAGCAATTGAGGCTTTTGTAAGGTCAGCGGCAATTGAGCTGGAAAACGGTGTGCGTATTAATGCAGTAAGTCCTACGGTAGTGGAAGAATCACCAAAATACTTTTCTTTCTTCCCGGGACATATTCCTGTAACCATGAAACAGGTTATATACGGCTATCTTAAAAGTGTGACTGGCGCAGGTACAGGACAGGTCATAGAAGTTTTATAA
- a CDS encoding RagB/SusD family nutrient uptake outer membrane protein, translating into MKHIYLLTAAFAAMLATISCTKLDVKVESQYVKDNFPTTGADYAALYGTMYSNLSSQFGVPYFRMQELSTDAAILPARDGNFDDGGQYRQLHYHTWTFDHPNVKTIWEWGFGGINNCNRLISVTNASSVSDATKATGITEIKTMRALYYFLMMDLYGNIPIIDKFPVEAGSLPGTTSRDKVFEFVEKELLAVIPNLPQKTGANQTLLYGKPTRGMAFALLAKMYLNAQVYTGKPRYTDAVAMADSVMKNTTYQLDAKYSDIFDVNNGPQITETIFAIPYDQQIPGNQITRFGFYPALAAAYGIPGVGFSISMSTTPEYYNRFNLDNDIRKSFWLVGPQFAPDANRKPDPNKPVYIAGTTTQIVITPDLVLKPGKPMDVGNLVTDQAKGIRSVKYWPDVNAIQATRLNGNDMPFLRLADVMLMKAEAILRGAQPTAVNGEMQTPLTLINKIRARAGATAATSVDLESLLDERARELSWEAWRRNDLIRYGLFEKEYPLPNDVLSMNKDITRRLYPIPATELQLNSNLRQNPGY; encoded by the coding sequence ATGAAACATATATATTTATTAACGGCAGCCTTTGCTGCAATGTTAGCTACCATATCCTGTACTAAACTTGATGTAAAGGTAGAATCGCAATATGTAAAAGATAATTTTCCTACCACCGGAGCTGATTATGCTGCTTTATATGGTACCATGTATTCAAACCTTTCTTCTCAGTTTGGTGTACCTTATTTCAGAATGCAGGAGCTGTCAACCGATGCTGCGATATTACCAGCAAGAGATGGTAATTTTGATGACGGCGGGCAATACAGACAACTGCACTACCATACCTGGACATTTGATCATCCAAATGTGAAGACAATCTGGGAATGGGGATTTGGAGGAATCAACAATTGTAACCGTCTGATTTCTGTGACCAATGCGTCTTCAGTTTCTGATGCGACAAAGGCGACGGGGATAACAGAAATAAAAACAATGCGTGCGCTGTATTATTTTCTGATGATGGATCTTTATGGGAATATACCTATCATTGATAAGTTTCCTGTTGAGGCGGGTTCTTTACCTGGTACAACCAGCAGGGACAAAGTATTTGAGTTTGTTGAAAAGGAGCTGCTGGCTGTTATACCTAATTTACCTCAGAAAACCGGAGCTAATCAAACCTTGTTATACGGTAAGCCAACCCGGGGCATGGCTTTTGCCCTGCTGGCAAAAATGTATCTGAATGCTCAGGTATATACTGGTAAGCCGAGGTATACCGATGCGGTAGCGATGGCCGATAGTGTAATGAAAAATACCACTTATCAGCTGGATGCTAAATATTCCGATATTTTTGACGTAAACAACGGACCTCAGATTACTGAAACAATATTTGCTATTCCTTATGATCAGCAGATTCCGGGTAATCAGATTACCAGATTCGGATTTTATCCTGCTTTAGCTGCTGCATATGGGATTCCGGGGGTAGGGTTCAGTATTTCAATGAGTACCACGCCAGAATATTATAACAGGTTTAATCTCGATAATGATATCCGGAAATCTTTCTGGCTGGTAGGACCTCAGTTTGCGCCTGATGCAAATAGAAAACCTGATCCGAACAAACCTGTTTATATCGCCGGGACTACTACACAAATTGTAATTACACCAGACCTTGTGCTCAAACCAGGTAAACCAATGGATGTAGGAAATCTGGTGACCGATCAGGCCAAGGGTATTCGCTCAGTTAAATACTGGCCGGATGTGAATGCTATACAAGCCACCCGTTTAAACGGTAATGATATGCCATTTTTACGCTTAGCAGATGTGATGCTGATGAAAGCAGAAGCTATTTTACGTGGTGCACAACCGACAGCAGTGAATGGAGAAATGCAAACACCACTTACGCTGATCAATAAAATCCGTGCCAGAGCAGGAGCAACTGCTGCAACCAGTGTCGATTTAGAATCTTTACTGGATGAAAGAGCAAGAGAGCTGAGCTGGGAAGCCTGGAGAAGAAATGACCTGATTCGTTATGGTTTATTTGAAAAGGAATATCCTTTACCAAATGATGTGTTATCAATGAATAAGGATATTACCAGAAGGCTTTATCCGATTCCGGCAACTGAACTTCAGTTAAATTCCAATCTGAGACAAAACCCGGGTTACTAA
- a CDS encoding RNA polymerase sigma factor — MISYVTLSDNDLVAYLKDGDKAAFTEIYNRYKGLLYIHAYNRLRNQQEADDVVHELFTSLWTKRGELVLRTQLSGYLYQAIKNRIIDIYSHKKVESTYIVSLQQFINQSEAVTDHLVRENELTALIEKEIGALTPKMRVVFELSRKANLSHKQIAAKLELSEMTVKKHVNNALKILRSKLGLLTCLLYIGHH, encoded by the coding sequence ATGATCTCTTATGTAACCCTATCTGATAACGATTTAGTTGCCTATCTGAAGGATGGTGACAAAGCTGCCTTTACCGAAATATATAATCGTTACAAAGGTCTGTTATATATTCATGCCTATAACCGTTTAAGGAATCAGCAGGAAGCGGATGATGTAGTTCATGAGCTGTTTACCTCTTTATGGACTAAAAGAGGGGAGCTGGTTTTAAGAACTCAGCTTTCAGGTTATCTTTATCAGGCAATCAAAAATCGTATTATTGATATCTATTCTCATAAAAAAGTTGAATCAACTTATATAGTTTCACTCCAGCAATTTATAAATCAAAGTGAGGCAGTTACAGATCATCTGGTCAGAGAAAATGAACTGACTGCGCTGATTGAAAAAGAGATTGGCGCGCTGACTCCGAAAATGAGAGTGGTATTTGAATTAAGCAGAAAAGCCAATCTTTCTCATAAACAGATTGCTGCAAAACTGGAACTGTCTGAAATGACGGTGAAAAAACATGTTAATAATGCACTCAAAATTCTGAGAAGTAAACTGGGATTGCTTACCTGTCTGCTGTATATCGGCCACCACTAA
- a CDS encoding SusC/RagA family TonB-linked outer membrane protein, which produces MRKNYKLIFVVTHYFQQKNMLLLLLMLAISVCTYAQQNKVIKGKVTDESNGGLPGVTVRVKGTKTATSTNQDGVFSIQVSGPQDILVFNMLGTVTREIPVGNNTNLTISLVTDSKLLKDVVVIGYGTSSKKDLTGAVTSVNAEEFNQGVLTSPAQLLQGKVAGLNVTKSGDPNAKPSTILRGPSTLREGAAQEPFYVIDGVPGASIDLLAPADIESIDILKDASSTAIYGSRAANGVIIVTTKRSKGGQSRLSYSGYGAMESVSKKYDMLTAPELRQYLKDNKQTLNPIDDDGSDTNWQKLLERTGYSQNHNLSYGGSGQSSEYGASVNYFDNQGILKNTSLKRTIVRAYVNQKFFNDRLKLGLTITNSSSTGNDIYQTQALSNMLFYLPTVSPFNANGTYKENYDRTGSGTRNPLSIVDNNAVKNVNNKTLINGMAQVNILSGLKFTASLSTQKDQNNASSYLNSQSGLARGANGQAIKADVLNKSEVIEGYFNYDKVFGKHNLKLLGGYSWQEDRTNDGFGVTTQGFSNDNLGANNIFLSNPALLSQVTFANSPISTLRLISFYGRAQYNFNEKYLFQASLRKDGSSAFGRNNRWGLFPAVSAGWRIIGEDFMKSIPAISDLKLRAGYGKSGNSLGFDAFSALLVYGTPATSSKYLNNGIISNAIGPVRNENPDLKWESTATTNIGLDFGLFGNRITGSVDYYIKKTSDLIYSEYAVSTTQFFLPTITANVGKIKNTGIELSLNALVVKTNDFSWNTSPNIAHNKNVVETLSDDFYKISYIQTAQLGGKGQSGNYSQIIQPGESLGTFKLWNYAGKNAAGVSTYINAAGQTIATQPLTSDAKVAGNAQPKYIYGWSNSFTYKKWDFSFLVRGVLGNKILNATAAGLNTPADAKLQNIPRSTLGESFNDVNAYLISDRYLESGSYLRLDNATLGYTIKPKVQAIKAIRLYLTSNNLFVITKYSGLDPEINIGGLTPGIDNNNYYPKTRTFSFGINASF; this is translated from the coding sequence ATGAGAAAAAACTACAAATTAATTTTCGTGGTTACCCATTATTTTCAGCAGAAGAATATGCTTTTGCTGTTATTAATGCTGGCCATCTCAGTCTGTACTTATGCACAGCAAAACAAAGTTATTAAAGGAAAAGTAACTGATGAAAGTAATGGCGGCTTGCCTGGTGTTACGGTCAGAGTTAAAGGAACAAAAACAGCCACATCCACAAACCAGGACGGTGTTTTTTCTATCCAGGTAAGCGGGCCGCAAGATATTCTTGTATTTAACATGCTGGGAACAGTAACGCGGGAAATACCTGTTGGCAATAATACGAATTTAACTATTTCACTGGTTACCGATAGCAAACTGCTCAAGGATGTTGTCGTGATCGGTTATGGTACTTCGAGCAAGAAAGATTTAACCGGTGCGGTAACCTCTGTAAATGCCGAAGAATTTAATCAGGGAGTATTAACCAGCCCTGCTCAGTTACTGCAGGGTAAAGTTGCAGGATTAAATGTTACTAAAAGTGGTGATCCTAATGCCAAACCATCCACAATTCTAAGAGGACCGTCTACTTTACGTGAAGGTGCTGCACAAGAACCATTTTATGTAATTGATGGGGTGCCGGGCGCCTCTATTGATCTTCTGGCACCAGCCGATATAGAAAGTATAGATATTTTAAAAGATGCTTCGTCTACTGCGATCTATGGTTCCAGAGCAGCGAATGGGGTAATTATTGTGACCACTAAAAGATCAAAAGGCGGACAGTCCAGACTTTCCTATAGTGGTTACGGAGCGATGGAGAGTGTATCAAAAAAATATGATATGCTTACTGCTCCCGAATTACGTCAGTATCTGAAAGATAATAAACAAACACTGAATCCTATTGATGATGACGGATCTGATACGAACTGGCAAAAACTGCTGGAAAGAACAGGTTATTCTCAAAATCATAATCTTTCTTATGGCGGTTCGGGGCAATCCTCAGAATACGGCGCAAGTGTCAATTATTTTGACAATCAGGGTATTCTGAAAAATACTTCCCTGAAAAGAACTATAGTCAGAGCCTATGTAAATCAGAAGTTTTTCAATGACAGATTGAAGCTGGGATTAACAATTACTAACAGTTCTTCAACCGGAAATGATATTTATCAGACTCAGGCGCTTTCAAATATGCTGTTCTATCTGCCAACTGTAAGTCCTTTCAATGCAAACGGGACTTATAAAGAGAATTATGACAGAACAGGAAGCGGAACCAGAAATCCGCTTTCTATCGTTGATAATAATGCAGTTAAAAATGTAAATAACAAAACTCTGATCAATGGAATGGCGCAGGTTAACATTTTATCGGGTCTGAAATTCACAGCTAGTTTGTCTACACAAAAAGACCAGAATAATGCAAGTTCTTATCTGAACAGTCAGTCAGGATTGGCCAGAGGTGCTAACGGGCAGGCGATCAAAGCAGATGTTTTGAATAAATCAGAAGTGATAGAAGGATATTTTAATTATGATAAAGTATTCGGGAAACACAACCTGAAATTACTTGGAGGATATTCCTGGCAGGAAGACCGGACCAATGATGGTTTTGGCGTAACTACTCAGGGGTTCTCTAATGATAATCTTGGTGCAAACAATATCTTCCTATCTAATCCTGCATTACTTTCACAGGTTACATTTGCTAATTCTCCAATTTCAACTTTAAGATTAATATCTTTTTACGGAAGGGCGCAGTATAATTTTAATGAGAAATATCTGTTTCAGGCATCGCTGAGAAAAGATGGTTCTTCTGCCTTTGGTAGAAATAACCGCTGGGGACTATTCCCTGCAGTATCTGCCGGATGGAGAATTATCGGCGAAGATTTTATGAAGAGCATACCGGCAATCAGTGATTTAAAGTTAAGAGCAGGTTATGGTAAATCTGGTAACAGTTTGGGATTTGATGCCTTTTCTGCCTTATTGGTTTATGGAACACCGGCAACAAGCAGTAAATATCTGAATAATGGGATAATCAGCAATGCCATAGGCCCGGTAAGAAATGAAAACCCTGATTTGAAGTGGGAGAGTACAGCAACAACCAATATCGGATTGGATTTTGGTTTATTTGGCAATAGAATCACCGGATCAGTTGATTATTATATAAAGAAAACATCCGATCTGATCTATTCTGAATATGCTGTTTCTACTACCCAGTTTTTCTTACCTACTATTACTGCAAACGTGGGGAAAATTAAGAATACAGGTATAGAATTGTCTTTAAATGCATTAGTGGTTAAAACAAATGACTTTAGCTGGAATACCTCGCCAAATATTGCGCATAATAAAAACGTGGTGGAGACCTTATCAGATGATTTCTATAAAATCTCGTATATACAAACTGCTCAGTTAGGTGGTAAAGGACAGTCTGGGAACTACAGTCAGATTATCCAGCCGGGAGAATCTTTAGGAACGTTTAAGCTATGGAACTATGCAGGTAAAAATGCAGCAGGAGTAAGTACCTATATCAATGCAGCAGGGCAGACAATTGCCACACAACCTTTAACTTCTGATGCTAAAGTTGCAGGTAACGCGCAGCCAAAATATATTTATGGCTGGAGTAACAGTTTTACCTATAAAAAATGGGATTTCAGTTTCCTTGTGCGTGGGGTGTTGGGTAATAAAATCTTAAACGCTACTGCTGCAGGTCTGAATACACCAGCTGATGCCAAATTGCAGAATATTCCAAGATCTACACTGGGTGAGTCTTTCAATGATGTAAATGCTTATCTGATCTCTGACAGATACCTGGAAAGTGGTTCTTATCTGCGTCTGGATAATGCCACTCTTGGTTATACCATCAAGCCAAAGGTACAAGCCATTAAAGCTATACGTCTTTACCTGACCTCAAACAATTTATTTGTTATTACAAAATATAGCGGACTGGATCCTGAAATTAACATCGGAGGGCTGACACCGGGAATTGATAATAATAATTATTATCCTAAAACCCGTACGTTCAGTTTCGGTATTAACGCATCATTTTAA
- a CDS encoding NAD(P)H-dependent oxidoreductase — MKTLVIIIHPDPENSVINKRWVAELKKYPEKYVIHDLYSVYPDEKIDVEKEQKLIEAYDNIVFQFPFYWFNCPPLFKKWLDLVLTHGWAYGKGSEYKLTGKKIGLGITAGINKEDYAPSGRYKYTLEQLTSPFEVTFDYVRADYKSFFAFYGAEYQATEEIVEKSVHDYIFFLMFVK; from the coding sequence ATGAAAACTCTTGTCATTATTATTCACCCTGATCCTGAAAATTCAGTAATCAACAAGCGATGGGTTGCAGAATTAAAGAAATACCCCGAAAAGTATGTTATACATGATTTATACAGCGTATATCCGGACGAGAAAATTGATGTTGAAAAAGAACAAAAACTGATTGAAGCTTATGATAATATTGTATTCCAGTTTCCTTTTTACTGGTTCAATTGCCCTCCTTTATTCAAAAAGTGGCTGGATCTGGTATTAACTCATGGCTGGGCTTATGGTAAAGGAAGTGAGTATAAGTTAACCGGGAAAAAAATCGGACTGGGTATTACAGCTGGAATCAACAAAGAAGATTATGCTCCATCTGGAAGATATAAATATACACTTGAGCAACTGACGTCGCCATTTGAGGTTACTTTTGATTATGTAAGGGCAGATTATAAATCATTCTTTGCTTTCTATGGGGCTGAGTACCAAGCTACTGAAGAAATAGTTGAAAAAAGTGTACATGATTATATATTTTTTCTCATGTTTGTGAAATAA
- a CDS encoding winged helix-turn-helix transcriptional regulator, translating to MYQRKIPIDYDCGLTVAMEVVGSKWKFCLLDEISKGKKRPRDLVNAVNGITRRVLQNQLRELELHGILGKTVYNETPLRVEYYLTESGESILPLISALDQWGLGFASQLKTILETETV from the coding sequence ATGTATCAGCGAAAAATTCCAATTGATTATGATTGCGGCCTTACTGTTGCAATGGAAGTAGTGGGTTCTAAATGGAAATTTTGTTTACTGGATGAAATTTCAAAAGGGAAGAAACGCCCAAGAGATCTTGTTAATGCTGTTAATGGAATTACCAGACGGGTATTACAAAACCAGTTGAGAGAACTGGAATTACATGGGATTCTAGGCAAAACAGTATATAATGAAACTCCTTTACGGGTTGAATACTATCTTACTGAATCAGGTGAATCTATCTTACCCCTGATTTCTGCTCTTGACCAGTGGGGTTTGGGCTTTGCATCGCAGCTAAAGACTATACTGGAAACTGAAACAGTATAA
- a CDS encoding phosphatidylinositol-specific phospholipase C1-like protein, with protein MIKTVSGALLLFVFPLFISTDSDELPINKIQVIGSHNSYKKAIDPHLFEKFRQRDSISAGKIDYEHIGITEQLDIGLRNLEIDVYADSKGGKYAHPRGLDWAKDQAPYDLDKEMDQPGFKVFHIQDLDFRSDFLTLKRGLEKLKNWSDHHPGHTPVFITLEAKDSKMKGEGYSDPEVFTAETFDELDKALLDGLGKQKLITPDQVRGKYSTLEAAVLKDNWPLVKNAKEKFIFLLDQKGEKMELYMKGHPSLAGRVLFVNAEAGRPEAAMMIINDAKDPLIPQLVKKGYIIRTRADADTQEARNNDYSNFNAACESGAQIITTDYYLKSTHFKSDYLVSFEGGRYFRINPLFK; from the coding sequence ATGATAAAAACAGTTTCAGGCGCATTGTTATTATTTGTGTTTCCGTTATTCATATCGACTGATAGTGATGAATTGCCAATTAATAAAATTCAGGTTATAGGATCACATAACAGTTATAAAAAAGCAATAGATCCTCACTTGTTTGAAAAATTCAGGCAGCGTGATTCCATATCTGCCGGTAAAATAGATTATGAGCATATTGGTATAACCGAACAGCTTGATATAGGGCTCAGGAACCTTGAAATTGATGTGTATGCTGATTCCAAAGGTGGAAAATATGCACATCCAAGAGGACTTGACTGGGCAAAAGATCAGGCACCCTATGATTTGGATAAAGAGATGGACCAGCCGGGATTTAAAGTTTTTCATATTCAGGATCTGGATTTCAGAAGTGATTTTCTGACCTTGAAAAGGGGACTGGAGAAGTTAAAGAACTGGTCAGATCATCATCCCGGTCATACACCTGTATTTATTACGCTGGAAGCTAAAGACAGTAAAATGAAAGGCGAAGGTTATAGTGATCCTGAAGTCTTTACCGCAGAAACATTTGATGAGCTGGACAAGGCACTGCTAGATGGATTAGGTAAGCAAAAGCTGATCACACCAGATCAGGTAAGAGGAAAATATAGTACGCTGGAAGCTGCTGTTTTAAAAGATAACTGGCCGTTAGTAAAAAATGCAAAAGAAAAGTTTATTTTTCTTCTGGATCAGAAAGGGGAGAAAATGGAACTTTATATGAAAGGGCATCCTTCACTCGCAGGCAGAGTTTTATTTGTGAATGCTGAAGCTGGCAGACCTGAAGCAGCTATGATGATCATTAATGATGCTAAAGATCCGTTAATTCCTCAATTGGTTAAAAAAGGATATATTATCCGTACCCGGGCTGATGCAGATACTCAGGAAGCCCGCAACAATGATTACTCTAATTTTAATGCAGCATGTGAGTCAGGAGCTCAGATTATCACCACTGATTATTATTTAAAGAGTACACATTTTAAATCTGATTATCTGGTCAGCTTTGAAGGAGGACGGTATTTCAGAATTAATCCGCTTTTTAAATAA